The Manihot esculenta cultivar AM560-2 chromosome 1, M.esculenta_v8, whole genome shotgun sequence genome has a window encoding:
- the LOC110600371 gene encoding cleavage and polyadenylation specificity factor subunit 2 isoform X2, producing the protein MGTSVQVTPLCGVYNENPLSYLVSIDGFNFLIDCGWNDHFDPSLLQPLSRVASTIDAVLLSHSDTLHLGALPYAMKQLGLSAPVYSTEPVYRLGLLTMYDQYLSRKAVSEFDLFTLDDIDSAFQNFTRLTYSQNHHLSGKGEGIVIAPHVAGHLLGGTVWKITKDGEDVVYAVDFNHRKERHLNGTVLESFVRPAVLITDAYNALSNQPPRQQRDKEFLEKTILKTLEAGGNVLLPVDSAGRVLELILILEQFWAQSLLNYPIFFLTYVSSSTIDYVKSFLEWMSDSIAKSFETSRDNAFLLKHVTLLINKSELDNAPNGPKVVLASMASLEAGFSHDIFVEWAADAKNQVLFTERGQFGSLARMLQADPPPKAVKVTMSRRVPLVGDELIAYEEEQKRLKKEEELKASMIKEEELKASLGPDSNTSDPMVIDASNNRASLEVGSHGTGYRDIFIDGFVPPSTSVAPMFPFYENTTEWDDFGEVINPDDYVTKDDDMDQAAMHVGGDIDGKLDEGSASLILDTKPSKVVSNELTVQVKCSLVYIDYEGRSDGRSIKSILAHVAPLKLVLVHGSAESTEHLKQHCLKHVCPQVFAPQIEETIDVTSDLCAYKVQLSEKLMSNVLFKKLGDYEIAWVDAEVGRTESGTLSLLPITTAAPPHKSVLVGDLKMADFKQFLASKGVQVEFAGGALRCGEYVTLRKVGNVSQKGGGSGTQQIVIEGPLCEDYYKIREYLYSQFYLL; encoded by the exons ATGGGAACATCGGTGCAGGTAACGCCACTATGCGGAGTATACAACGAGAATCCACTATCCTACTTGGTCTCAATTGATGGCTTCAATTTCCTAATCGATTGCGGCTGGAACGACCACTTCGACCCATCTCTTCTTCAACCTCTATCTAG GGTAGCTTCGACGATAGATGCAGTATTGTTGTCGCATTCCGATACGCTTCACCTAGGCGCATTACCCTATGCCATGAAACAGCTCGGCCTCTCGGCTCCAGTGTATTCTACTGAGCCAGTCTACCGATTAGGTCTTCTAACTATGTATGATCAGTATCTCTCTCGAAag GCTGTTTCGGAGTTCGATTTGTTTACTTTGGATGATATTGACTCTGCTTTTCAGAATTTTACCAGGCTAACTTACTCTCAGAATCATCATCTTTCGG GAAAAGGAGAGGGGATTGTGATTGCTCCTCATGTGGCCGGACATCTCTTAGGAGGTACTGTTTGGAAGATAACCAAGGATGGTGAGGATGTAGTATATGCTGTTGACTTCAATCACCGTAAAGAAAG GCATTTGAATGGAACTGTTCTGGAATCATTTGTCCGACCTGCTGTTCTCATAACTGATGCCTATAATGCTTTGAGTAATCAGCCTCCTAGACAGCAAAGAGACAAAGAATTTCTAG AGAAGACTATTTTAAAGACTCTTGAAGCGGGTGGAAATGTATTACTTCCAGTTGATAGTGCTGGGCGAGTGTTGGAGCTTATCTTAATATTGGAACAG TTTTGGGCACAAAGTCTATTGAACTATCCCATATTCTTTCTCACATATGTGTCATCAAGTACCATTGACTATGTCAAAAGTTTCTTAGAGTGGATGAGTGATTCAATAGCAAAGTCTTTTGAAACTTCTCGTGACAATGCTTTCCTTCTAAA GCATGTGACACTTCTAATCAACAAGAGTGAACTTGACAATGCTCCAAATGGTCCAAAG GTTGTTCTAGCATCCATGGCCAGTTTGGAAGCAGGTTTTTCCCATGACATATTTGTTGAATGGGCAGCAGATGCTAAGAACCAAGTGCTTTTCACAGAAAGAGGCCAA TTCGGCTCCTTAGCTCGTATGCTTCAGGCTGATCCACCTCCAAAGGCTGTTAAAGTTACCATGTCAAGGAGGGTTCCTTTGGTTGGGGATGAGCTAATTGCTTATGAAGAAGAGCAAAAGCGATTGAAAAAGGAGGAGGAACTGAAAGCTAGCATGATCAAAGAGGAAGAATTAAAGGCATCTCTTGGACCCGATAGCAATACAAGTGATCCAATGGTCATTGATGCTAGCAATAACCGTGCTTCCCTAGAAG TTGGTTCACATGGGACTGGATACCGGGACATATTCATTGATGGATTTGTTCCTCCATCCACTAGCGTTGCACCAATGTTcccattttatgaaaatacaaCCGAGTGGGACGATTTTGGTGAAGTCATAAATCCCGATGACTATGTAACTAAGGATGATGACATGGACCAGGCAGCTATGCAT GTTGGAGGAGATATTGATGGAAAACTTGATGAAGGATCTGCTAGTTTGATACTTGACACAAAGCCTTCAAAagtagtgtccaatgaattgact GTTCAAGTGAAGTGTTCATTGGTTTATATAGACTATGAAGGTCGTTCTGATGGACGGTCAATTAAATCAATTCTCGCCCATGTGGCTCCTCTGAAGCTT GTTTTGGTGCATGGATCAGCCGAGTCCACAGAACATCTGAAGCAGCACTGCTTAAAACACGTCTGTCCTCAAGTTTTTGCTCCTCAAATTGAGGAGACCATTGATGTTACCTCTGATTTGTGTGCTTACAAG GTACAACTGTCTGAGAAGCTGATGAGTAATGTGCTATTTAAAAAG TTGGGAGATTATGAAATTGCTTGGGTGGATGCTGAGGTGGGGAGAACAGAAAGTGGCACGTTGTCATTATTGCCCATCACAACTGCAGCCCCCCCACATAAATCTGTCCTTGTTGGTGATCTAAAAATGGCGGATTTCAAACAGTTCCTGGCTAGCAAGGGTGTCCAG GTTGAATTTGCTGGTGGAGCATTACGATGTGGAGAGTATGTCACTCTTCGCAAAGTTGGGAATGTAAGCCAGAAG GGTGGTGGTTCTGGCACTCAGCAAATTGTTATTGAAGGACCATTATGCGAAGACTACTATAAGATTCGGGAGTATCTCTATTCACAATTTTATTTGCTCTAA
- the LOC110600371 gene encoding cleavage and polyadenylation specificity factor subunit 2 isoform X1: MGTSVQVTPLCGVYNENPLSYLVSIDGFNFLIDCGWNDHFDPSLLQPLSRVASTIDAVLLSHSDTLHLGALPYAMKQLGLSAPVYSTEPVYRLGLLTMYDQYLSRKAVSEFDLFTLDDIDSAFQNFTRLTYSQNHHLSGKGEGIVIAPHVAGHLLGGTVWKITKDGEDVVYAVDFNHRKERHLNGTVLESFVRPAVLITDAYNALSNQPPRQQRDKEFLEKTILKTLEAGGNVLLPVDSAGRVLELILILEQFWAQSLLNYPIFFLTYVSSSTIDYVKSFLEWMSDSIAKSFETSRDNAFLLKHVTLLINKSELDNAPNGPKVVLASMASLEAGFSHDIFVEWAADAKNQVLFTERGQFGSLARMLQADPPPKAVKVTMSRRVPLVGDELIAYEEEQKRLKKEEELKASMIKEEELKASLGPDSNTSDPMVIDASNNRASLEAVGSHGTGYRDIFIDGFVPPSTSVAPMFPFYENTTEWDDFGEVINPDDYVTKDDDMDQAAMHVGGDIDGKLDEGSASLILDTKPSKVVSNELTVQVKCSLVYIDYEGRSDGRSIKSILAHVAPLKLVLVHGSAESTEHLKQHCLKHVCPQVFAPQIEETIDVTSDLCAYKVQLSEKLMSNVLFKKLGDYEIAWVDAEVGRTESGTLSLLPITTAAPPHKSVLVGDLKMADFKQFLASKGVQVEFAGGALRCGEYVTLRKVGNVSQKGGGSGTQQIVIEGPLCEDYYKIREYLYSQFYLL; the protein is encoded by the exons ATGGGAACATCGGTGCAGGTAACGCCACTATGCGGAGTATACAACGAGAATCCACTATCCTACTTGGTCTCAATTGATGGCTTCAATTTCCTAATCGATTGCGGCTGGAACGACCACTTCGACCCATCTCTTCTTCAACCTCTATCTAG GGTAGCTTCGACGATAGATGCAGTATTGTTGTCGCATTCCGATACGCTTCACCTAGGCGCATTACCCTATGCCATGAAACAGCTCGGCCTCTCGGCTCCAGTGTATTCTACTGAGCCAGTCTACCGATTAGGTCTTCTAACTATGTATGATCAGTATCTCTCTCGAAag GCTGTTTCGGAGTTCGATTTGTTTACTTTGGATGATATTGACTCTGCTTTTCAGAATTTTACCAGGCTAACTTACTCTCAGAATCATCATCTTTCGG GAAAAGGAGAGGGGATTGTGATTGCTCCTCATGTGGCCGGACATCTCTTAGGAGGTACTGTTTGGAAGATAACCAAGGATGGTGAGGATGTAGTATATGCTGTTGACTTCAATCACCGTAAAGAAAG GCATTTGAATGGAACTGTTCTGGAATCATTTGTCCGACCTGCTGTTCTCATAACTGATGCCTATAATGCTTTGAGTAATCAGCCTCCTAGACAGCAAAGAGACAAAGAATTTCTAG AGAAGACTATTTTAAAGACTCTTGAAGCGGGTGGAAATGTATTACTTCCAGTTGATAGTGCTGGGCGAGTGTTGGAGCTTATCTTAATATTGGAACAG TTTTGGGCACAAAGTCTATTGAACTATCCCATATTCTTTCTCACATATGTGTCATCAAGTACCATTGACTATGTCAAAAGTTTCTTAGAGTGGATGAGTGATTCAATAGCAAAGTCTTTTGAAACTTCTCGTGACAATGCTTTCCTTCTAAA GCATGTGACACTTCTAATCAACAAGAGTGAACTTGACAATGCTCCAAATGGTCCAAAG GTTGTTCTAGCATCCATGGCCAGTTTGGAAGCAGGTTTTTCCCATGACATATTTGTTGAATGGGCAGCAGATGCTAAGAACCAAGTGCTTTTCACAGAAAGAGGCCAA TTCGGCTCCTTAGCTCGTATGCTTCAGGCTGATCCACCTCCAAAGGCTGTTAAAGTTACCATGTCAAGGAGGGTTCCTTTGGTTGGGGATGAGCTAATTGCTTATGAAGAAGAGCAAAAGCGATTGAAAAAGGAGGAGGAACTGAAAGCTAGCATGATCAAAGAGGAAGAATTAAAGGCATCTCTTGGACCCGATAGCAATACAAGTGATCCAATGGTCATTGATGCTAGCAATAACCGTGCTTCCCTAGAAG CAGTTGGTTCACATGGGACTGGATACCGGGACATATTCATTGATGGATTTGTTCCTCCATCCACTAGCGTTGCACCAATGTTcccattttatgaaaatacaaCCGAGTGGGACGATTTTGGTGAAGTCATAAATCCCGATGACTATGTAACTAAGGATGATGACATGGACCAGGCAGCTATGCAT GTTGGAGGAGATATTGATGGAAAACTTGATGAAGGATCTGCTAGTTTGATACTTGACACAAAGCCTTCAAAagtagtgtccaatgaattgact GTTCAAGTGAAGTGTTCATTGGTTTATATAGACTATGAAGGTCGTTCTGATGGACGGTCAATTAAATCAATTCTCGCCCATGTGGCTCCTCTGAAGCTT GTTTTGGTGCATGGATCAGCCGAGTCCACAGAACATCTGAAGCAGCACTGCTTAAAACACGTCTGTCCTCAAGTTTTTGCTCCTCAAATTGAGGAGACCATTGATGTTACCTCTGATTTGTGTGCTTACAAG GTACAACTGTCTGAGAAGCTGATGAGTAATGTGCTATTTAAAAAG TTGGGAGATTATGAAATTGCTTGGGTGGATGCTGAGGTGGGGAGAACAGAAAGTGGCACGTTGTCATTATTGCCCATCACAACTGCAGCCCCCCCACATAAATCTGTCCTTGTTGGTGATCTAAAAATGGCGGATTTCAAACAGTTCCTGGCTAGCAAGGGTGTCCAG GTTGAATTTGCTGGTGGAGCATTACGATGTGGAGAGTATGTCACTCTTCGCAAAGTTGGGAATGTAAGCCAGAAG GGTGGTGGTTCTGGCACTCAGCAAATTGTTATTGAAGGACCATTATGCGAAGACTACTATAAGATTCGGGAGTATCTCTATTCACAATTTTATTTGCTCTAA